A single region of the Streptococcus macedonicus ACA-DC 198 genome encodes:
- the resE gene encoding Sensor histidine kinase has protein sequence MGLFFYTKKGSIISTVDLPTTEIIEPYIFVFANVTPIEELENYINFILLGLMVIIEIIASISIFLTARKLDRNFGSLKSYILGVGNREKNLPTENFAYREFNEVGQTVERMNDMIDANQRSQQLFFQNSSHELRTPLMSIQGYAEGIKEGVIDAKEAASVIVDESQKMTDLVDDILTLSKMESVQTQLQLEKLNITDLLYDVSWRLKAKSDERGIAFEHHFDDDYLEIEADEKLLERAFTNILSNAVRYAKTQISISGKLIENQLQITISNDGEAISEQDQEYLFERFYKGKGGHFGIGLAITKEIVERHKGTITVISNAQETSFIIYLPVK, from the coding sequence ATGGGACTTTTTTTCTACACTAAAAAAGGCTCCATAATCTCTACAGTGGATTTACCCACTACAGAAATTATAGAGCCTTATATTTTCGTTTTTGCCAACGTCACACCGATTGAAGAACTAGAAAATTATATTAATTTTATATTGTTAGGTTTGATGGTTATTATCGAAATCATTGCTAGTATCAGTATTTTTCTTACCGCTCGAAAACTTGACCGAAATTTTGGTAGTTTGAAATCTTATATTTTAGGTGTTGGCAATCGTGAAAAAAACTTGCCAACAGAAAATTTTGCCTACCGTGAATTTAATGAAGTTGGGCAAACTGTTGAGCGGATGAATGATATGATTGATGCCAACCAACGTAGTCAACAACTCTTCTTTCAAAATTCTTCTCATGAATTGCGGACGCCTTTGATGTCTATTCAAGGCTATGCTGAAGGTATTAAAGAGGGAGTTATTGATGCTAAAGAGGCAGCCAGTGTAATTGTTGATGAAAGTCAGAAAATGACTGATTTGGTGGATGATATTTTGACACTTTCGAAAATGGAATCCGTCCAAACACAATTACAGCTTGAAAAGCTGAATATTACAGACCTTCTTTATGATGTTAGTTGGCGCTTGAAAGCCAAATCTGATGAACGTGGCATTGCCTTTGAACATCACTTTGACGATGATTATTTGGAAATAGAAGCCGATGAAAAGTTATTGGAACGTGCATTTACCAATATTTTATCGAATGCTGTCCGCTACGCTAAAACACAAATCAGTATTTCAGGAAAGCTGATAGAAAATCAATTACAAATCACTATTTCAAATGATGGCGAAGCTATTTCAGAGCAAGATCAAGAGTACTTATTTGAACGTTTCTACAAGGGAAAAGGTGGTCATTTTGGCATTGGACTTGCCATTACCAAGGAAATTGTTGAGCGCCATAAGGGAACAATCACTGTAATCTCAAATGCTCAAGAAACGAGTTTCATTATTTATTTGCCAGTAAAGTAA
- a CDS encoding Glutamate transport ATP-binding protein: MALIEFKNVEKYYGEYHALRNINLEIEKGQVVVILGPSGSGKSTLIRTINALESIDKGSLKVNGHEVASATAKELVQLRKEVGMVFQHFNLYPHKTVLENVILAPIKVLGKSKQEAEAIAKQYLTYVNMWDRKDSFPGMLSGGQKQRVAIARGLAMQPELLLFDEPTSALDPETIGDVLAVMQNLAEEGMSMVVVTHEMGFAREVADRIIFMAEGEILVDTTDVQGFFDNPTEPRAKQFLSKVINHTSDTVSQK; encoded by the coding sequence GTGGCACTAATTGAATTTAAAAATGTCGAAAAATACTACGGGGAATATCATGCCCTTAGAAATATTAACTTAGAAATTGAAAAAGGTCAGGTTGTTGTAATTCTAGGTCCTTCAGGGTCTGGTAAATCAACACTTATCCGTACAATAAATGCCCTTGAATCTATTGACAAAGGGAGCTTAAAAGTAAACGGACATGAGGTTGCTTCTGCAACAGCTAAAGAACTTGTGCAACTTCGCAAAGAAGTTGGCATGGTATTCCAACATTTTAACTTATATCCGCATAAGACGGTGTTAGAAAATGTGATTTTGGCACCAATTAAGGTTCTTGGTAAATCAAAACAAGAAGCTGAAGCTATCGCTAAGCAATACTTGACTTATGTTAACATGTGGGATCGTAAAGATTCATTCCCAGGAATGCTTTCTGGTGGACAAAAACAACGTGTGGCAATTGCTCGTGGTTTGGCAATGCAACCAGAGTTATTGCTTTTTGATGAGCCTACTTCTGCTCTTGACCCCGAAACAATCGGTGATGTTCTTGCTGTTATGCAAAATCTTGCCGAAGAAGGAATGAGCATGGTAGTTGTCACGCACGAAATGGGATTTGCCCGTGAGGTTGCTGACCGCATTATTTTTATGGCTGAAGGAGAAATTTTGGTGGATACTACTGATGTCCAAGGTTTCTTTGACAATCCAACTGAACCACGTGCTAAACAATTCTTGAGCAAAGTGATTAATCACACAAGTGACACTGTCTCTCAGAAATAA
- a CDS encoding Phosphate regulon transcriptional regulatory protein PhoB (SphR) yields MAKVYVADDEKNIRELIALFLREQGLDVDIFETGDQLLLRFMEEEADVVILDVMMPGTNGIEIATMLRKRSDVPIILLTARDSDADFVKGFSAGADDYFTKPFSPLKLSLRVKAILARQPQSQEVAKGTSDVVTYAALTLSEKERTVTYDNQVLKLTNTEFELLKMLMNHAEEAVSRDELLHHIWRYESSIETRVTDDTIKRLRKKLRGVDSHVLIETVWGYGFKLTKKQ; encoded by the coding sequence ATGGCTAAAGTTTATGTGGCAGATGATGAAAAAAATATTCGTGAATTGATTGCATTATTCTTACGTGAACAAGGACTCGATGTTGATATTTTCGAGACAGGAGACCAATTGTTGCTGCGTTTTATGGAAGAAGAAGCAGATGTAGTGATTTTGGATGTTATGATGCCAGGGACAAATGGTATTGAGATTGCAACCATGCTTCGTAAACGCTCTGATGTTCCCATTATCCTACTAACAGCGCGTGATAGTGATGCCGATTTTGTCAAAGGTTTTTCAGCAGGAGCAGATGATTATTTCACCAAGCCATTTTCACCGTTAAAATTAAGCTTGCGCGTGAAAGCTATTTTGGCACGCCAACCGCAATCGCAAGAAGTGGCTAAAGGAACCTCAGATGTCGTGACTTACGCAGCGCTGACCTTATCCGAGAAAGAACGAACGGTCACCTATGACAATCAAGTCTTAAAACTGACCAATACAGAATTTGAATTATTAAAAATGCTGATGAATCATGCCGAAGAGGCTGTTTCACGTGACGAACTTTTGCATCACATTTGGAGATACGAAAGTAGCATAGAAACAAGGGTAACGGATGATACCATTAAACGCTTGCGTAAAAAATTGAGAGGAGTCGATAGTCATGTCCTTATTGAAACGGTTTGGGGCTATGGTTTCAAACTCACGAAAAAACAATAA
- a CDS encoding Zn-dependent hydrolase (beta-lactamase superfamily) has protein sequence MSEIAFKYSILASGSTGNSFYVETPQKRFLIDAGLTGKKITSLLAEIDRKPEDLDAIFITHEHSDHIKGVGVLARRYNLDVYANEKTWQMIDERNMIGKLDLAQKHIFERGKTLTHGDIDIESFGVSHDAVEPQFYRLMKDNKSFVVLTDTGYVSDRMAGIIENADGYLIESNHDVEILRSGSYPWSLKQRVLSDKGHLSNEDGAGTMIRTIGNHTKKIYLGHLSKENNIKELARMTMENNLIQADFGVGYDMKVFDTSPDEATPLTEL, from the coding sequence ATGTCTGAAATTGCTTTTAAATATAGTATTTTAGCCTCCGGTTCAACTGGAAATTCTTTTTATGTGGAAACACCACAAAAACGTTTTTTGATTGATGCGGGTTTGACTGGTAAGAAAATTACCAGTCTTCTTGCTGAAATTGACCGCAAACCAGAAGACTTAGATGCTATTTTTATTACACACGAACATTCTGATCATATCAAAGGGGTTGGGGTGTTAGCACGTCGTTATAATCTTGATGTTTATGCGAATGAAAAAACGTGGCAAATGATTGATGAGCGAAATATGATCGGAAAGCTCGATTTAGCTCAAAAACATATTTTTGAACGTGGGAAAACATTGACACATGGTGACATTGATATTGAAAGTTTTGGTGTTAGCCACGATGCCGTTGAGCCACAATTTTATCGTTTGATGAAAGATAATAAATCATTTGTTGTCTTAACAGATACAGGTTATGTTAGTGACCGCATGGCAGGAATTATTGAAAATGCTGACGGTTATTTGATTGAATCGAATCATGACGTTGAGATTTTACGTTCAGGCTCTTATCCGTGGAGTTTGAAACAACGTGTCCTATCTGATAAAGGACACTTGTCAAACGAAGATGGTGCTGGGACAATGATTCGAACCATTGGAAATCACACGAAGAAAATTTACCTTGGACATTTGAGTAAAGAAAACAATATCAAAGAATTGGCTCGCATGACCATGGAAAATAATCTTATTCAAGCTGACTTTGGGGTTGGTTATGACATGAAAGTCTTTGATACCTCACCAGACGAAGCAACACCATTAACAGAGTTATAA
- a CDS encoding Sensor histidine kinase has product MSLLKRFGAMVSNSRKNNKKQLNHPKKILQKKRRNLRFKTTLFVQPLTIIIVSFAIILLVFNVLLKLFIAEQAFTAVQNQYDTLDTLYVGDTPETTAEGNIFETTYIIADDSFDIKYISASMYDLSEKKISEKIIDYFSDNDDIEWFDDIDEDDADYSDYQNSLNYFKKVEIDGSAYMIKMQEYPGTLADSYVKQDNNDDSPTYYIWLFVNCSG; this is encoded by the coding sequence ATGTCCTTATTGAAACGGTTTGGGGCTATGGTTTCAAACTCACGAAAAAACAATAAAAAACAGCTCAATCACCCGAAAAAAATATTGCAGAAAAAGCGTCGAAATTTGCGTTTCAAAACGACATTATTTGTTCAGCCTTTAACCATTATTATCGTTTCTTTTGCTATTATTCTTTTAGTATTTAATGTGCTTTTGAAATTATTTATTGCTGAGCAGGCATTTACAGCTGTACAAAATCAATATGATACTTTGGACACCTTATATGTCGGTGATACTCCAGAAACGACAGCAGAAGGAAATATTTTTGAGACTACTTATATCATTGCAGACGACTCTTTTGATATCAAGTACATTTCAGCTTCTATGTACGATTTATCAGAGAAAAAAATCTCTGAAAAGATTATTGATTATTTTTCAGATAATGACGATATTGAATGGTTTGATGATATTGATGAAGATGATGCAGACTATAGTGATTACCAAAATAGTTTAAATTACTTTAAAAAGGTTGAAATTGATGGTTCAGCTTACATGATCAAAATGCAGGAATATCCTGGCACATTAGCAGACAGTTATGTCAAACAAGACAATAATGACGATTCTCCAACATATTATATTTGGCTCTTTGTCAACTGTAGTGGGTAG
- the rnc gene encoding Ribonuclease III yields the protein MQALDTKLQRDFGIVFEDKTLLKTAFTHTSYANEHRLLNISHNERLEFLGDAVLQLLISQYLFKKYPKKPEGDLSKMRSVIVREESLAGFSRYCGFDEFIKLGNGEEKSGGRNRDTILGDLFEAFLGALLMDQGVEAVKKFLNQVMIPQVEKGNFERVKDYKTTLQELLQGHGDVTIDYRVSNESGPAHAKVFEVTVYINDEAKSQGIGRSKKLAEQDAAKNALALLQ from the coding sequence ATGCAAGCTTTAGATACAAAACTTCAGCGAGATTTTGGAATTGTTTTTGAAGATAAAACTTTGCTAAAAACAGCTTTTACCCACACTTCTTATGCTAATGAACATCGCCTCCTAAACATTTCACACAATGAACGCTTGGAATTTTTAGGAGACGCGGTTCTTCAACTTTTGATTTCGCAATATCTGTTTAAAAAGTATCCGAAAAAACCAGAGGGAGACTTGTCAAAAATGCGTTCTGTCATTGTACGTGAAGAGTCTTTAGCAGGTTTTTCACGTTACTGTGGATTTGATGAATTTATCAAATTAGGAAATGGTGAAGAAAAATCTGGTGGTCGTAATCGTGATACGATTTTAGGTGACTTATTTGAGGCATTTCTTGGAGCTTTGTTGATGGATCAAGGTGTTGAAGCCGTCAAAAAATTCTTAAACCAGGTGATGATTCCACAAGTTGAAAAAGGTAATTTTGAGCGCGTGAAAGATTACAAAACAACACTTCAAGAGTTGTTACAAGGTCACGGTGATGTGACGATTGATTATCGTGTTTCAAACGAATCAGGACCGGCACACGCTAAAGTCTTTGAAGTGACTGTGTACATTAATGATGAAGCCAAAAGTCAAGGAATCGGAAGATCTAAGAAATTGGCTGAGCAAGATGCTGCTAAAAATGCTCTAGCCTTGCTTCAATAA
- a CDS encoding Amino acid ABCtransporter substrate-binding protein yields the protein MKKKLGLAILASLSLILLTLFSGKTTFADSVSEQIKKIQDAGVLKVGVKQDVPNFGYYSAETGKYEGMEVDLAKKIAKKLGVKVSFTAVTAQTREALLDNGQIDILIATYTITEERQASYAISDPYYYDEIGFLVNKTKGYDSIADLDGLTIGVAQGSTTKSAIEEYGKAHNLSFNFVQLGSYPELAISLYANRISAFSVDKSILTGYVSKKTEIIDEGFNTQEYGIAATKSNQSVIDYINDLLADWKADGSLQKLYDKYDLTPATADDN from the coding sequence ATGAAGAAAAAACTAGGTTTAGCCATTTTAGCCAGTCTGTCACTTATTCTATTGACACTTTTTTCTGGCAAAACAACATTTGCAGATAGCGTATCTGAACAAATCAAGAAAATTCAAGACGCTGGCGTTTTAAAAGTCGGTGTTAAACAAGACGTTCCAAACTTTGGTTATTATTCAGCTGAAACTGGAAAATACGAAGGTATGGAAGTTGATTTAGCTAAAAAAATCGCTAAAAAATTAGGGGTTAAAGTTTCATTTACAGCAGTTACTGCTCAAACACGTGAAGCGCTTTTAGATAATGGACAAATTGACATCTTGATCGCAACTTATACCATTACTGAAGAACGTCAGGCTTCTTATGCGATTTCTGACCCTTATTATTATGATGAGATTGGTTTCTTGGTTAATAAAACAAAAGGTTATGATAGCATTGCTGATTTGGACGGCTTGACAATCGGTGTTGCCCAAGGTTCAACGACTAAATCAGCTATTGAAGAATATGGTAAAGCACACAATCTAAGCTTTAATTTTGTTCAACTTGGTTCATATCCAGAATTAGCCATTTCACTTTATGCTAATCGTATCAGTGCTTTCTCTGTTGATAAATCTATCTTGACTGGTTATGTCAGCAAGAAAACAGAAATCATTGACGAAGGGTTCAACACCCAAGAATACGGTATCGCGGCAACAAAATCTAATCAGTCTGTGATTGATTACATCAATGACTTGCTTGCTGATTGGAAAGCTGATGGTAGTTTGCAAAAACTTTATGACAAATACGATTTAACGCCTGCAACGGCTGACGATAATTAA
- a CDS encoding Two-component response regulator SA14-24 gives MKKILIVDDEKPISDIIKFNLTKEGYEAITAFDGREAITKFEEEDPDLIILDLMLPELDGLEVAKEVRKTSHIPIIILSAKDSEFDKVIGLEIGADDYVTKPFSNRELLARVKAHLRRTENIETAVAEENASASNSEITIGDLKILPDAFVAQKRGEDIELTHREFELLHHLATHMGQVMTREYLLETVWGYDYFGDVRTVDVTIRRLREKIEDTPSRPEYILTRRGVGYYMKSYE, from the coding sequence ATGAAAAAAATTCTTATCGTTGATGATGAAAAACCAATTTCGGATATTATTAAATTTAATTTAACTAAAGAGGGTTATGAAGCCATAACGGCTTTTGATGGTCGTGAAGCTATTACAAAGTTTGAGGAAGAAGACCCAGATTTGATTATCTTGGATTTGATGTTGCCAGAATTGGACGGACTTGAAGTGGCTAAAGAAGTTCGCAAGACAAGTCATATTCCAATCATTATATTGTCTGCTAAGGATAGCGAGTTTGATAAAGTTATCGGACTTGAAATCGGTGCAGATGACTATGTAACCAAACCATTTTCAAATCGTGAATTGTTGGCGCGTGTTAAAGCGCACCTTCGTCGTACAGAAAATATTGAAACAGCAGTTGCTGAAGAAAATGCTTCTGCTTCAAATTCAGAAATCACAATTGGTGACTTGAAAATCTTACCAGACGCCTTTGTGGCACAAAAACGTGGTGAAGATATCGAATTAACACACCGTGAGTTTGAATTGCTTCATCATTTGGCAACACATATGGGACAAGTCATGACCCGTGAATATCTTTTGGAAACCGTTTGGGGCTATGATTATTTTGGTGATGTGCGTACGGTTGACGTAACCATTCGTCGTTTACGTGAAAAAATCGAAGACACACCAAGCCGTCCAGAATATATTTTGACACGTCGTGGTGTTGGGTACTACATGAAGTCATATGAATGA
- a CDS encoding Amino acid ABC transporter integral membrane protein, giving the protein MSVLTPTNISFILQGLWLTIYISFISIVLSTLIGTVLAVMRNGKNPILRWISSIYIEFVRNVPNLLWIFIIFLIFQMKSTPAGITAFTVFTSAALAEIIRGGLNGVDHGQTEAGLAQGMTNFQIFIYIIFPQAFRKMLPAIISQFVTVIKDTSLLYSVIAIQELFGKSQILMGRYFEADQVFTLYALIAAIYFVINFTISTISRRLAKKWEKAAE; this is encoded by the coding sequence ATGTCAGTATTAACACCTACCAACATTAGCTTTATCCTCCAAGGATTGTGGCTAACGATTTATATTTCATTTATTTCAATTGTACTATCAACACTTATCGGAACAGTGCTTGCTGTCATGCGTAACGGAAAAAATCCGATTCTTCGTTGGATTTCAAGTATTTATATTGAATTTGTCCGCAATGTTCCAAACTTGCTTTGGATTTTCATTATTTTCCTTATTTTTCAAATGAAATCAACGCCAGCAGGAATTACTGCCTTCACTGTCTTTACTTCTGCTGCTCTTGCTGAAATCATTCGTGGAGGATTAAATGGTGTTGATCATGGGCAAACAGAAGCTGGTCTAGCACAAGGGATGACAAATTTCCAGATTTTCATTTACATTATTTTTCCACAAGCATTCCGTAAAATGCTGCCAGCTATCATTTCACAATTCGTAACAGTTATCAAAGATACGTCATTGCTATATTCAGTTATCGCTATTCAAGAATTATTTGGTAAAAGCCAAATCTTGATGGGACGTTACTTTGAGGCAGACCAAGTTTTTACACTATATGCTTTGATTGCTGCCATTTACTTTGTGATTAACTTTACCATTTCAACAATTTCACGCCGATTGGCTAAAAAATGGGAAAAAGCTGCCGAATAA
- a CDS encoding Two-component sensor kinase SA14-24, producing the protein MNDTMLQNLTYFEQAILFLLAFVAVYFVYLAIREYQTSANIRRLSGKVRELITGKYTEDIIIEKDRDLAELADQLNDLSKVFRLAQENLAQEKNRLASILSYMTDGVLATDRAGNIIMINQTAQQQLNLEREEALQMNIVDILGSDSTYSYHDLVSKTPEIVLNRRDETGEFITLRIRFALNRRDSGFISGLIAVLHDTTEQEKEDRERRLFVSNVSHELRTPLTSVKSYLEALDEGALKEDIAPNFIKVSLDETNRMIRMISDLLNLSRIDNQTVQLEVEMTNFTAFMTSILNRFDQIKSQHTISGKQYEIVRNYPIKPIWLEIDPDKMTQVLDNILNNAIKYSPDGGKITVSMKTTETQLIISISDEGLGIPKKDLPLIFDRFYRVDKARSRAQGGSGLGLAIAKEIVKQHKGFIWAQSTYGKGSTFTIVLPYEKDSEIYDEWEDEEE; encoded by the coding sequence ATGAATGATACAATGTTACAAAATTTAACTTATTTTGAACAAGCCATTCTCTTTCTTTTAGCATTTGTCGCAGTTTATTTTGTTTATTTAGCGATAAGAGAATATCAAACTTCTGCTAATATTCGCCGTTTGAGTGGTAAAGTGCGAGAGCTTATCACAGGAAAATACACAGAAGATATTATTATTGAAAAAGATAGAGACTTAGCTGAGTTAGCTGATCAATTAAATGATTTGTCAAAAGTCTTTCGTTTAGCGCAGGAAAATTTGGCACAAGAAAAGAATCGTTTGGCGAGTATCTTATCTTATATGACAGACGGTGTCTTGGCGACTGACCGTGCTGGAAATATCATAATGATAAATCAGACCGCGCAACAACAACTCAATTTAGAGCGTGAAGAAGCTTTGCAGATGAATATTGTTGATATTTTGGGTTCTGATAGCACTTATAGTTATCATGATTTGGTGTCAAAAACACCTGAAATTGTCTTGAACCGTCGTGACGAAACAGGTGAATTTATCACTTTACGTATTCGCTTTGCTCTAAATCGTCGTGATAGTGGTTTTATTTCAGGGTTGATTGCCGTTTTGCATGACACAACCGAACAAGAGAAAGAAGACCGTGAGCGTCGTCTTTTCGTTTCTAACGTTAGTCATGAATTGCGAACACCATTAACATCTGTAAAATCTTATCTGGAAGCCTTAGATGAAGGAGCGCTCAAAGAAGACATTGCGCCAAATTTTATCAAAGTATCTTTAGATGAAACAAACCGCATGATTCGTATGATTTCAGACTTGCTTAATTTATCGCGTATTGATAATCAGACGGTTCAATTGGAAGTGGAAATGACAAATTTCACAGCATTTATGACATCAATTCTTAACCGTTTTGATCAAATTAAAAGCCAACATACAATCAGCGGAAAACAGTATGAGATTGTCAGGAATTATCCTATTAAACCAATCTGGCTTGAAATTGATCCTGATAAGATGACGCAGGTTTTGGATAATATCCTTAATAATGCTATCAAATATTCACCAGATGGTGGAAAAATCACAGTTAGCATGAAAACGACGGAAACACAGTTGATTATCTCAATCTCTGATGAAGGGCTTGGTATTCCTAAGAAAGATTTGCCATTGATTTTCGACCGTTTCTACCGTGTGGATAAGGCTCGAAGTCGTGCCCAAGGTGGTTCAGGACTTGGCTTAGCTATCGCAAAAGAAATTGTCAAACAACATAAAGGTTTTATTTGGGCACAAAGTACTTACGGAAAAGGGTCGACCTTTACGATTGTACTTCCTTACGAAAAAGATTCTGAAATTTATGATGAATGGGAGGATGAAGAAGAGTAA
- the tnpA gene encoding Transposase, IS204/IS1001/IS1096/IS1165, which produces MEQLNLITNFLRIKDKNITITDEYNMGTHLELHGHLDYTAPKCPKCKGQMAKYDYQKTSKIPYLETAGYPLLIRLRKRRFKCKDCGKMAVAETPLVKKNHQISVAVNQKIAQLLIENQAMQQIAHRLSISTSSVMRKLNEFKFETDWNTLPEVMSWDEYAFKKGKMSFIAQDFDSLNVIAILDGRTQATIRNHFLRYPRKVRNRVKVITMDMFSPYYQLAKQLFPNAKIVLDRFHIVQHLSRAMNRVRIQIMNQFDRKSQEYRALKRYWKLIQQDSRKLSDKRFYRPMFRMHLTNKEILEKLLSYSDELRQHYELYQLLLYHFQEKNSDHFFDLIEQEIATVNPIFQTVFKTFLKDKDKVLNAMELPYSNAKLEATNNLIKVIKRNAFGFRNFENFKKRILIALNIKKERAKFVLSRC; this is translated from the coding sequence ATGGAACAACTAAATCTTATCACAAATTTTCTCAGAATTAAAGACAAAAATATCACTATCACTGATGAATATAATATGGGGACTCACTTAGAACTCCACGGTCACTTGGACTACACAGCCCCTAAATGCCCAAAATGCAAGGGACAAATGGCTAAGTACGACTACCAGAAAACTTCTAAAATCCCCTACCTAGAAACTGCTGGCTACCCTTTGCTTATCCGTCTTCGAAAGCGTCGTTTCAAGTGTAAAGATTGCGGAAAAATGGCGGTAGCTGAAACTCCTCTTGTCAAGAAAAACCACCAAATCTCTGTCGCTGTTAACCAGAAGATCGCTCAATTACTCATCGAAAATCAAGCAATGCAACAGATTGCACACAGGCTATCTATCTCAACATCGTCAGTTATGAGAAAGCTCAATGAGTTCAAGTTTGAAACGGATTGGAATACCCTACCCGAGGTGATGAGCTGGGACGAGTATGCCTTCAAGAAGGGGAAAATGAGCTTCATCGCTCAAGATTTCGACTCCCTAAATGTCATCGCCATTCTCGACGGAAGAACCCAAGCAACCATCCGAAACCACTTTCTACGCTATCCTAGAAAGGTTAGAAATCGGGTCAAAGTGATTACCATGGATATGTTTAGTCCCTATTATCAACTTGCTAAACAGCTTTTTCCGAATGCAAAAATTGTACTCGATCGCTTTCATATCGTGCAACACCTTAGTCGTGCTATGAACCGTGTCCGTATTCAAATTATGAATCAATTCGACAGAAAATCCCAGGAATACCGAGCCTTGAAACGTTACTGGAAATTGATACAACAAGATAGCCGTAAACTCAGCGATAAACGATTTTATCGTCCTATGTTTCGAATGCATTTGACTAACAAGGAAATCCTAGAAAAACTCCTATCCTACTCAGATGAACTACGACAGCACTATGAACTCTATCAGCTTCTCTTATATCATTTCCAAGAGAAAAACTCAGATCATTTCTTTGACCTCATCGAACAGGAAATAGCCACTGTTAATCCTATTTTCCAGACGGTATTTAAGACATTTTTAAAGGATAAGGACAAGGTTTTAAACGCCATGGAATTGCCTTATTCCAACGCCAAACTGGAAGCTACCAATAATCTCATCAAAGTCATTAAGAGAAATGCCTTTGGTTTCAGGAACTTTGAAAACTTTAAAAAACGGATTTTGATTGCTTTGAACATAAAGAAAGAGAGAGCGAAGTTCGTCCTCTCTAGGTGTTAG
- a CDS encoding Amino acid ABC transporter permease — MFLLTEAASPFALSRWTDFFANFGEFAKGFLYTLGMSICALILAFVLGVIFGAMSSSKNRVLKAIARVYVEVFQNTPLLVQFVFVYYGLAIMTNGVVMISTFFTAVLCVGIYHGAYIAEVIRSGIEAVPKGQTEAALSQGFTYSQTMSLIILPQAVRMILPPLTNQVVNLIKNTSTVAIISGADIMFTAKAWAYETTNYVPAFAGAALLYFIMCFPLATWARRKEEENKKSYSL; from the coding sequence ATGTTTTTATTAACCGAAGCTGCAAGTCCATTTGCCCTCTCGCGTTGGACAGATTTCTTTGCCAATTTTGGTGAATTTGCAAAAGGCTTCTTATATACGTTGGGAATGTCTATTTGCGCCTTGATTTTAGCCTTTGTTTTAGGGGTTATCTTTGGTGCTATGTCATCATCTAAGAATAGAGTTCTAAAAGCAATTGCCCGTGTTTATGTCGAAGTTTTCCAGAATACACCTCTTCTAGTGCAATTCGTTTTCGTTTATTACGGTCTTGCCATTATGACTAACGGTGTTGTTATGATTTCAACATTCTTTACAGCTGTTCTTTGCGTTGGGATTTACCACGGTGCTTATATCGCCGAAGTTATTCGTTCGGGGATTGAAGCTGTGCCAAAAGGGCAAACAGAAGCTGCTCTTTCACAAGGATTCACTTATAGTCAAACCATGAGTTTAATTATCCTGCCACAAGCGGTACGTATGATCTTGCCACCACTCACTAACCAAGTGGTTAACTTGATTAAAAATACATCAACGGTTGCTATCATCTCAGGAGCAGATATCATGTTTACAGCGAAAGCTTGGGCATACGAAACAACTAATTATGTTCCTGCTTTTGCTGGTGCAGCACTTCTTTACTTCATTATGTGTTTCCCTCTTGCAACATGGGCACGTCGTAAAGAAGAAGAAAACAAGAAATCATATTCACTTTAG